Within Piliocolobus tephrosceles isolate RC106 chromosome 7, ASM277652v3, whole genome shotgun sequence, the genomic segment CCTATGCTATAAATCTGTGAAGAATCTGTTGTAAGTGACTTGAATGTACTATCTAATAGTTTGTGTTCTAATCAGGATAATTACTAATGATTGCAATTGGTCATTGCAATGGCCATAATCTATGGGTCTTTATGATATGTCTACGAATGTGGTGGTCAAATCAGTTCTTTCATATCCACTGGACCTGCTTCACCATCAAAATCAATATGCTCCTCATCAATTCATCCTTCTTCCCCCATCACCCAACTATGGCAGGCAGCTTCCAGGACCTTTCAGGTGACCAGAGAGAGGGCTCATCACCTGCAGAAGGGAGATCACATAGGCTGAGTGGCATCCTCAGGGCAGAGGTAGAACACGACCTCTTGGCAGTTTTCTGGTTTGAGACATTTCCTAATGCCTGCCAATATGAATTCCTCAAACTCTCCATCTGGGTGCCTCTAACTTAGTCCATTTTGtactgctgtaacagaatacctgagactgggtaatttataaagaacagaggtatatttcttacagttctgaaggctggaaagtccaaggtccAGGAGCCCACATCTGGCAAAGGCCTTCTTGTTACACCATCCCATGGCATAAGGTGGAAAGGAGAGCATGTATGAGAGAGAATAAGAGATGGAACTTgcaaccgggtgtggtggctcacgcctgttatcccaacactttgggaggccaaggtgagtggatcgcctggggtcaggagtttgagaccagcctggccaacatggtgaaaccccatctctactaaaaatacaaaaattagcctggtgtagtggtgtgtgcctgtagtcccagctactagggaggttgaggctggagaatcacttgaacctgggagacagaggttgcagtgagctgagatcgagccagtgcactccagcctgggtgacagagtgagaccccgcctcaaaaaaaaaaaaaaaaaaaggaaactaaacatatattttttttaaaaaaagagatggaaCTTGCagcctcaagcccttttataatcaACATTAATCCTTGCATAAGAGTGGAAATCTTATGACCTAAATATAGTCATGCTCCTCATAATGACGTTTCAGTCAATGCCAGATCACATATATGACAGTGATCCCATAAGATAATAATGCAGCTTAAAAATccctattgcctagtgatgtaGCTGCTGTGTTAGAACTGCGTTATCCAGTATAGCAACATGCTATGGGGGTTTGCAGCCCAGGAACGATAGGCTATACTagaggtccccaacctttttggcatcagggaccgGTTTTGTGAAAGACAATTTTCCATGGACTAGGTGGTGGACAGGGGATGGTTCGaaatgattcaagtgcattatatttattgtgcactttatttctattatgattacattgtaatatataatgaaatgattatacaactcaccataatgtagaatcagtggcaACCCtgggcttgttttcctgcaactagacggtcccctctgggggtgatgggagacagtgacagatcatcaggcattagattctcataagaagaaCAGTTCACAACAGTTCACAATAgcgttcacactcctatgagaatctaatgctgccaccaatctgacaggaggcagagctcaggcagtaatgtgagcgatggggagtggctataaatacagatgaagcttcaatCACTTGCCTACCTCTCATCTCCTgttgtgtggcccagttcctaacaggccatggatcAGTACTGGGGGTCAGAGACCCCTAggttataccatatagcctaggtgtgtagtaggctagacCATTCAGCTTTGTGTAAGGccactctatgatgttcatacAATGACAAAATAGCCTAACAATGCATCTTTCAGAATGTGTCCCCatattaagtgacacatgactgtaccttccattaggccccacctcccaacactgctgcactgaggattaagtttccaacatttGAACtttaggggacacattcaaagcatACCAGCCTCCTTTTCCAAGTTCTCATGGAATTGATGAATCCAGTATAGATGAATCAACAGACTGAATGTATATCAGTGAAGTCTTCCTGTGGTTTGCTTTATGAAACTACATGGATAGAAAAAGGCCAaggtgtctctactaaaaaaaaaaaaactacaaaaaactagccgggcgagatggtgggcgtctgtagtcccagccactcaagaggctgaggcaggagaatggcgtaaacccgggaggcggagctttccgtgagctgagatccagccactgcactccagcctgagtgacagagcgagactccgtctcaaaaaaataaaaagaaaaaggccaaggTTGGATTGTCCCCTTTGGAGAAGTTTAACTACTGGAGTGGATCACTAAACCTGGGACATATATTAAAGCCACTGGCTGACTGTTGATCACAACAACTGTCTACAGATTAAGAAGGAGGCCAGTGCAGCTTAGTAGCTGCTATGATTCAGAAGGATGGGGCTGCACTATGAGGGTAGATTATTCAGAATAATGGGTTGACAGGCCAgaccagcactatgggaggctgaagtgggaggatcacttgaggccaaaagttcaagaccagcctggccaacatggcaaatccccatctgtactaaaaatacaaaaaaaaaaaaaaaaaaaaaatagctggacatggtggcgcatgcctataatctgagctatttgggagtctgaggcataagaatcgcttgaacccaggaggcagaggttgcagtgagccgacatggcaccactgtactccagtttgggtgacagagtgagactgtgtctcaaaaaaagaaaaaacaaaataatatgctGACAGATTACCTGAGTTCTCGTGACACTTCCTAGGTAATGATGTCATTTCAATCTATAAATAATGAAGGCTATAGTTTCTTGCTGCTCTTAGAAAGGCTAATGCTATAGCTTTCTgctaaacattttcttattaagCTTTGCCAGCATCCTGAGTTGGTTTTCATGGCTTAGCTTACCCTCTTCTTAGGGATTTCTTAATCACCAAACTCTCAGACACTATTTTCAAACAAACGAATGAGGCCCCCTGGGGACCTGAAAGAGCTGCCAAACCTCTCAGAGTGATTTGGCTGATGAAAGTGGGAGGCCAGAGGTCAGGAGGCATGTGCCTACTGGGCGCTGTTTCCATGGGTTACTGAGCTCTAGTATTTGGTCCACAGAATTTAGTTCACTTGTCCAGGGTTACTTCCTGCAAGACAGAGACAGCTGGCCCCATCCTTGCATTCGTAAGGATAGGCACAATTCGTCAAAATACTATTCTATACTTGGGAGGCAGacatgggaggatggcttgaacccaggagttcaaggctgcagtgagctctgattgtgccactgcatgccagcctagacgacagagtgagaccctgtctcaaaaaatatatatatacacacacacatacagtctctctctctctctctctctatatatatatatgcattctgtagagaatgattcattctcatatatatatatattctgcttGGGCCAATAAACAGGCCGGAACAAGACAGAAAGCAGGGGTAACCTGAGGGTTACTTCTAGATCAAGCAAGAGAAGGAAAACATCAAACCCAGATCTGGAAGTGAGGTTAGAGCACATTAATGAGAGGATATTCCAGAAGGGTAgtgattgaatttttttaaaagagagggTGGGGTGTTAATAAGCAGGTACTACCATTCATGTGGCAAAGGGAATTCAGGAGCAATGGGCAGCGTCTTGGAAGAAACAGAATGGGTAATGAAGGACAGGGAAACTGTTGCCAAATGGGAGGGAGCAGCGGGGGCAGGAGTTGGGAAGTGAACAAGTTAAGACCtaacaaaagaaacagaactgGAAGGAGACACCTCCTCTCTGTTCTCTGCCCATCTTGGATCCGGGCTGTACTCTGGGCAGACAGATGGCTCCGGTCTACATCTTTGGCTCCAACTTCTTTCCTTAGATCAATTCCCACAAATCACTTTCTACTGTCCAGAGAAATGTTCTTTCTACTACTGTCCAGAGAAATGAATCATTCTCTACAGaatgcaaatagaaaaagaaggaagcagaCGTTCTGGTTTAACCAATCAGAGGAGTAGAAATTACCCCTGGCCATCAGTGGGGAGATAGATTTGGAGGCCAGATTGCATTTCAAAAGGCTTTGTTAAccaagttcttttttaaatttaacattcctTCATGAGCGTTTCCCTAATCATGAAGAatagtcacttaaaaaaattacggggctggacatggtggctcatggctgtaatctcagcactttggaaggccaaggagactggattgcttgagctcacgaatttgagaccaacctgggcaacatggcaaaaccctgtctgtataaaaaatacaaaaaattagccggacatggttgtgcgctcctgtagtcccagctacttgggaggctgaggtgggaggattgcttgagcccaggaggcagaggttgcggtgagccgagatcatgccactgcactccagcctgggtgacagagccagaccctgtttcaaaaaaaaaaaaaagtactgaagtgtaacatatatatgcacacacatctAAAGTGTACCTCTCAAAGGATTTTCATCAATTGGACACACCCATAGACAGCTGCCCAGAAGTGACCCTATaaaaatcactcttttttttctttttttgagacagagtctgaaactattttttgagacagagtctctttgaCTATTCCCAACTCTGGGAAACCCCGTTTATCTACTTTGTCTCCTCTGGGCTACTGAGTATGGTGAGAGAAAGTATAGAACCCTTCTGGGTAaggtgggtttgtgtgtgtgttttttttaatacagatggcatctccctatgttgcccaggcaggtctcaaactcaagAGCTCAAGagctcctcctgcttcagcctcccaaagtgctgggattacagacgtgagccactgcgccccaccaaGGCCACTACAAATCCTTGCCATCTCTGTTCATCAAGACCCTCACCACTTGTCGTGTTATGTTCTGAGTACTAAGATTGGGCGTGTTGTTTGCCTTCATGTTAATCAGTGACATTGACCTATAACTTTCTAAGTTATCTATAACTTCTAACTTAGTATTATCTTTGTGAAGTTTTAACAATTaaaagtgtattagtctgttcttgtagtgctataaagaactacctgaggccgggagcagtggctcacacctgtaatcccagcacttcaggaggccaaggtggacggatcacttgaggtcaggagttcaagagtagcctggccaacatggtgaaaccccgtctctactaaaaatacaaaaattagctgggcatggtggcatgtgcctgtagtcccagctacttgggaggctgaggcaggagaatcatttgaatctgggaggcagaggttgcaatgagctgagatcacaccactgcactccagcctgggtgacagagcgagaccctgtctcccacaaaaaagaaaaaaagaaaaaaaaaagaactacctgagactgggtaattaataaagaaaagaagtttaattggctcacagtttcacaggctgtacaggaagcgtgactgaggaggcctcaggcaACTTAAAAtcctggcagaaggtgaagaggcaGGAGGCACgttttacatggctggagcaggaggaagagaaagagcgggaaggtactacacacttttatgaacaaccagatcttgtgagaactcactcactattatgagaacagcaagggggaaatccacccccatgatttaatcacctcccaccaggcccctcttccagcactggggattacaattcaatgtgagatttgggtggggacacagacccaaaccacatcaaaaagcttatttgcaattttacattttgaaaagggTGAGAAGGATTGGTTTGGAATACTCAAGCTGAGATACCTGTACAATGTTTCATATGATGGGATAGATGTCACCCTAGATAAGCAGATGGTTTTACACAGTACACAAATAAAGaggcttttcctttttcttttcttttttttttttttttgaacaagaATGTGTCTCTTTTAGTGAGTACTGGAGTAAAATAGAATTACTACACCAAACCCAATTTTCATCACTGCCATTGCTTAGAAGCAGGGTAAGTTTTATAAGTAAGTTAAAGTTGATTGAAGAAAAATGGTAATTACATAACAGTACAGGTGACCTGCAGATGTGGCAGTAATTTGTAAGTGCTAGTTAAATGATATTGCGACTGCATAATTTGGAAGTCCTGATACTTTTCtcttgtgtattttaaattctaacaGGAAGAAACAGAGGGAGTTATTTAGGAtatgccaagaaaaaaaagaatcaaacccACCCTCAAAGTCATATTAAAGAAGTGTTTACTTCCTGTTATTGATCTCTTTGTAAGACATGTTTATGAGTCAGCTTTGTATTTAACAATTATGTAAATAGTTATCATGTGGGTTTTTAGTTTATTAGCATATCTCTGGGAATAATATCAGCCATTTATTTTtaggacaattttttttcaaattttcgaaaaaaaatttttttttttttgagatacagtcttgctctgttgcccaggctggagtgtggtggtgtgatctcggctcactgcaacctccacaccccgaattcaagcaattctcctgcctcagcctcccgagtagctgggactataggcatccgccaccacgtccggctaatttttgtatttttagtagagacgaggtttcaccatattggccaggctggtcttgaactcctgactttctgatctgcccgccttggcctcctaaagtgctgggattacaggtgtgagccaccgcacccggcccaaaaaaGTTTTTTAGCATATGGGgcctttctctgtcatccaggctggggttcagtggcacaatcacagctcactgcagcctcgaactcctggactcaagagatccttctcagcctccagaggagctagGTCTTTAGGTGCATACATCAAGCCCAcccaaatatacatacacacacacacacacacacacatatatattttgagacaaggtcttgctctgttgcccaacctggtctcaaactcctggcctcaagcaatccttccacctcagccttgcaaagtgctgggattacaggtatgaaccactgcacctggcccaaattttcaaatttagaaaaaaattttcaaacttaATAATGGATATGAGTCTGTAGTCCACATAACAACCCAATGTGATAATGAgttaggttttgttttggttttgtgttgCTAAAGTTCCCATTCCAGGATCAGGTGGGCCAACTGAACACTCAATTTTGGGGTGTCTATATGTAGAGCGTTTGCCATCTCATTCACAGCACCTTATGTTTTTATGTATCACTTTACTTAATCTTTGCTTCCCCATCTAGACTGTAAGCCTTGTGGGAAGAAACCACATATTTTTCCCTTTCATATCCTCAGTACCAACAGAATAGCTTGctaaagtggccgggcgcggtggctcaagcctgtaatcccagcactttgggaggccgagacgggcggatcacgaggtcaggaaatcgagaccatcctggctaacccggtgaaaccccgtctctactaaaaatacaaaaaactagccgggcgaggtggcaggcgcctgtagtcccagctactccggaggctgaggcaggagaatggcgtaaacccgggaggtggagcttgcagtgagctgagatccggccactgcactccagcccgggcgacagagcaagactctgtctcaaaaaaaaaaataaaaaataaaaaaaaaataaagtagatacACAAATTCCTACTGCAAGTCACTGGGTATATTCAtctaaaactttagaaaaatttttattatggaaaagttCAGATGTACGCATTATTGATGCATCATCTGGCACTTTCTAAACTGTTTCATGGGTGTATAAGATGAAAGCCAGGGAAAGATGTCACTTACATTTGTGCTTTCTCTTCACCAATAGCAAAAGCAGAATACAGTACACCATGGGAAAGACACTGTTGTACGAATTACAGAGCAACCAGAGAGAGGAGAGGCTCCTGACTTCCACAGCCAGCATGATGTAGGCAATGATCAACTGGGTGTGGGCCCAGGTAAGGGTTCTGTAGAACAGCCTCATGGGCCAGGATCTGATAAACTCATTGGCAAAAGAGTGAATCAGGTAGTCAGCTTCCACCATCACGGCCCAGCAAAGGAAACCAAACACCTGTCCTGGATGGAGTCCGTGCCACCAGGCAGAGAAGGCAAATGTCTGCAACAACGGCCACACCCTGCTGTGCTGGAATACAAGCCGTCGGAGCCATCGAGCTGTGCTTTGGTTCCACTTTCTTGCAAACACAGATATCCTGTGGGTTCTTTCCAGGGTCCAGATGTCCGCATCGGGGACATATCCCTCCTCTCCAGGGCTCTGACCAAGCTCAGACCCAAAGCCCGCTGCGTGGAGGAGGGAGTCATCCAGGATCCAGTGGGAGTAGTAGGTGAGCTTGAAAAGCCCAGCTGTGGTCCACACAACATAGATGCACTCAAATTGCTGGCAATCGGTCAGTCCTGCTCCTGCATCCACCATCCTGCTCACTGCCACGTTTATGCATTCTAGTCCAAGAATCTGCAGACCCCTCCAGCTCAGAGCCCAGAAAGAGTGCCTGGGATACAAAGCACTGGACCCTTGAACACAAGCCTGAAATCGCTGGAAGGAGCACAGAGAGCCTCCTAGGAGAGCAGGGAAAAAGAGCAAGTAGCTGAAATAGGGCAGTGCCTTACACACATGCTCAGACAAAGAGCTCCTGCTCCTGATGCCTCCAGATGCTGCCTCCACTTTCCCCTCACAAATGTCCAGAGAGAGGGACGTGACCCTCTGGGTCAAGAGCATGAGAGAAGAAAGAGTGATGCAGAACCtgcaagataattttttttaaaacataaaaacactcTGTATTTATTCTCTTTCCATTATTCCAGTCTGTCATACATGATCTCACAGGATATACATAGGTCTGTATAGCTAAGATTAATCTTATGGCCTGCAGGAccccacaaaaaataaatcttaaaataaatcaatcttatttattttttatagagatggggtcttactatgttgcccaggctgatctcaaactcctgggcttaagcaatctgtcagtctcggcctcccaaagtgctgggattacactttgGGAGTataaactgggattacaggtataagccaccacccccagcaatATTTACACATCTTAAGTATACAGTGGAGCTTAAGTCTAGACTAATATACCCCAAACTTTTAAGAGTAGTTACCTCTAGGGAATGAGATTAGCATAAGAAGATCTTtcactttttggtttgtttgaattttttgtaatgatcatgtgttttttataaataagtatatgtatatctgtaggaatatgtatgtatatcgcatatatattttgtttgttttaaagaaaaaaagatgcacaCATTTACACTCATGTTCAACTTGAGAAGCTTCCCAGGGATCTCAGAGATCCATCCCATCTTCTATCCTGAAATCTGCCATCCTGAATAGGAGAATATGCCTGGGAAATTTTACTTTAACAGCTGAAGACTCTTGACTTAATTCAGAACCACACCCTACTCCAATTTGAAAGCTGTGggaataaaaatggaatcatggctgggtgcggtgggtcatgcctgtaatcccatcactttgggaggctgacatgggtggaacccttgagcccaggagttcaagactgcagtgagctatgattgcaccactgcactccagcctaggcatccaagtgagaccctgtctcaaaaaaaaaaaaaaaagaaaagaaaagaaaaaggaaaagaaaaaaaaaccgaagtcacttgtgttaaaaagcaaaacaaaacaaaacaattctgaCAAACAGAGCCAGGGAAAGGTATGAAGAGAGGGTTCTCAATGCTTGTATGTCAGATAACAAAAACTAccacaaaagactgcaaaaaccacaaccttgcacaaaaACCATTGCAACCCTACccaaaaaaatacttttgtgaGGTCACCTGCCCAGCCACTGCCTGCCCAACCACAGACTGGCATCATCCTTGTCATTGATCCTGTATTCAAGGATAATGATTTCAACGCAATTATGTAATcctccttatttttctcttaaaacacTTTCTcttactggctgggtgtggtggctcgcacctgtaatctcagcactttgggaggccgaggcagatggatcacaaggtcaagagatcgagaccatcctggccaatacggtgaaaccccatctctactaaaaatacaaaaattagctgggcatggtggttcgtgcctgtagtcccagctactcgggaggctgaggcaggagaatcactggaacctgggaggcggaggttgcagtgagctgagattgtgtcactgcatgccagcctggtgacagagcgagactccatctcaaaaaaaccaaccaaccaaccaaccaaacaaaaactttgtcttcctttacctacCTGAATACACATACTATGGCACACATATTCCCACTGTAATGCCCAATCCCTAAATacgtatcattttctttttttattttttattttcagagatggagtctcgctctgtggcccaggctggagtgcagtggtgcaatgtcagcccactgcaacctttgctgcctcctgggttcaagcgattctcctgcctccgcctcctgagtagctggaattacaggtgcatgccatcacgcctagctaatttttgtatttttagtagagacaaggtttcgccatgtctgccaggctgatcttgaactcctgatctcaggtgatccacctgcctcggcctcccaaagtgctaggattacagatgtgagccactgctcccagccataagcattcttttcttttcttttctttttttttcttttcttttcttttcttttttcttgctttgtttttcctgagacacggtctcactctatcacccagcccggagtgcagtggcacca encodes:
- the MBOAT4 gene encoding ghrelin O-acyltransferase, producing MEWLQLFFLHPVSFYQGAAFPFAFLFNYLCIMDSFSTRARYLFLLAGGGALAVAAMGPYAVLIFIPAVCAVALLCSLPPRQVHRWTFCFQMSWQTLCHLGLHYTEYYLHEPPSVRFCITLSSLMLLTQRVTSLSLDICEGKVEAASGGIRSRSSLSEHVCKALPYFSYLLFFPALLGGSLCSFQRFQACVQGSSALYPRHSFWALSWRGLQILGLECINVAVSRMVDAGAGLTDCQQFECIYVVWTTAGLFKLTYYSHWILDDSLLHAAGFGSELGQSPGEEGYVPDADIWTLERTHRISVFARKWNQSTARWLRRLVFQHSRVWPLLQTFAFSAWWHGLHPGQVFGFLCWAVMVEADYLIHSFANEFIRSWPMRLFYRTLTWAHTQLIIAYIMLAVEVRSLSSLWLLCNSYNSVFPMVYCILLLLLVKRKHKCK